The following coding sequences lie in one Lelliottia jeotgali genomic window:
- a CDS encoding ATP synthase alpha chain, which produces MQLNSTEISELIKQRIAQFSVVSEAHNEGTIVSVSDGVIRIHGLADCMQGEMISLPGNRYAIALNLERDSVGAVVMGPYADLAEGMKVKCTGRILEVPVGRGLLGRVVNTLGAPIDGKGPVDNDGFSPIEVIAPGVIERQSVDQPVQTGYKSVDAMIPIGRGQRELIIGDRQTGKTAMAIDAIINQRDSGIKCVYVAIGQKASTISNVVRKLEEHGALANTIVVVATASESAALQYLAPYAGCAMGEYFRDRGEDALIVYDDLSKQAVAYRQVSLLLRRPPGREAFPGDVFYLHSRLLERASRVNAEYVEKFTNGEVKGKTGSLTALPIIETQAGDVSAFVPTNVISITDGQIFLETNLFNSGIRPAVNPGISVSRVGGAAQTKIIKKLSGGIRTALAQYRELAAFSQFASDLDEATRKQLSHGQKVTELLKQKQYAPMSVAQQGLVLFAAERGYLEDVELAKIGSFEAALLAYVDRDHAPLMQEINQSGGYNDEIEGKLKAILDSFKATQSW; this is translated from the coding sequence ATGCAACTGAATTCCACCGAAATCAGCGAACTGATCAAGCAGCGCATTGCTCAGTTCAGTGTTGTGAGTGAAGCTCACAACGAAGGTACTATTGTTTCTGTAAGTGACGGTGTTATCCGCATCCACGGCCTGGCCGATTGTATGCAGGGTGAAATGATTTCCCTGCCGGGAAACCGTTACGCTATCGCACTGAACCTGGAGCGCGACTCCGTAGGTGCTGTAGTTATGGGCCCGTACGCTGACCTTGCCGAAGGCATGAAAGTCAAATGTACTGGTCGTATTCTGGAAGTTCCAGTTGGCCGTGGCCTGCTGGGTCGCGTGGTGAACACCCTGGGTGCACCAATCGACGGTAAAGGCCCGGTTGATAACGATGGCTTCTCGCCAATCGAAGTTATCGCACCAGGCGTTATCGAACGTCAGTCCGTTGATCAGCCAGTTCAGACTGGTTATAAATCCGTTGATGCCATGATCCCAATCGGTCGTGGCCAGCGTGAACTGATCATCGGTGACCGTCAGACCGGTAAAACCGCGATGGCAATCGATGCGATCATCAACCAGCGCGACTCCGGTATCAAATGTGTGTACGTGGCTATCGGCCAGAAAGCGTCCACCATTTCTAACGTGGTTCGTAAACTGGAAGAGCACGGCGCACTGGCAAACACCATTGTTGTGGTGGCTACCGCTTCTGAATCCGCTGCACTGCAATACCTGGCGCCATATGCCGGTTGCGCAATGGGCGAATACTTCCGTGACCGCGGTGAAGATGCACTGATCGTGTACGATGACCTGTCTAAACAGGCTGTTGCTTACCGTCAGGTTTCCCTGCTGCTCCGTCGTCCACCAGGACGTGAAGCTTTCCCGGGCGACGTATTTTACCTCCACTCCCGTCTGCTGGAGCGCGCATCCCGCGTTAACGCTGAGTACGTTGAGAAGTTCACCAATGGTGAAGTTAAAGGTAAAACCGGCTCCCTGACTGCGCTGCCGATTATCGAAACTCAGGCGGGTGACGTTTCTGCGTTCGTTCCGACTAACGTAATTTCCATTACCGATGGTCAGATCTTCCTCGAAACCAACCTGTTCAACTCCGGTATTCGTCCTGCGGTTAACCCAGGGATTTCCGTATCCCGTGTGGGTGGTGCTGCTCAGACTAAGATCATCAAGAAACTGTCCGGTGGTATTCGTACCGCTCTGGCACAGTATCGTGAACTGGCTGCGTTCTCTCAGTTCGCTTCCGATCTGGATGAAGCGACCCGTAAGCAGTTAAGCCATGGTCAGAAAGTGACCGAGCTGCTGAAACAGAAACAGTATGCCCCAATGTCTGTTGCACAACAGGGCCTGGTGCTGTTCGCGGCTGAACGCGGTTACCTCGAAGATGTGGAACTGGCGAAAATCGGTAGCTTCGAAGCCGCATTGCTGGCTTACGTTGACCGTGATCACGCTCCGCTGATGCAAGAGATTAACCAGTCCGGTGGCTATAACGACGAAATCGAAGGCAAGCTGAAAGCTATCCTCGATTCCTTCAAAGCAACCCAGTCCTGGTAA
- a CDS encoding F0F1 ATP synthase subunit epsilon, with product MAMTYHLDVVSAEQQMFSGLVEKIQVTGSEGELGIFPGHAPLLTAIKPGMIRIVKQFGHEEFIYLSGGILEVQPGSVTVLADTAIRGQDLDEARALEAKRKAEEHIKSSHGDVDYAQASAELAKAIAKLRVIELTKKAM from the coding sequence ATGGCAATGACTTACCACCTGGACGTCGTCAGCGCAGAGCAACAAATGTTCTCTGGTCTGGTCGAGAAAATCCAGGTAACGGGCAGTGAAGGTGAACTGGGTATTTTCCCAGGGCACGCCCCGCTGCTCACCGCCATTAAGCCTGGTATGATCCGCATCGTAAAACAGTTCGGTCATGAAGAGTTTATCTATCTGTCTGGCGGCATTCTTGAAGTGCAGCCTGGTAGTGTGACCGTTCTTGCTGATACCGCTATTCGTGGACAGGATCTCGACGAAGCACGAGCTCTGGAAGCGAAGCGTAAAGCAGAAGAGCACATTAAGAGCTCTCATGGCGACGTGGATTACGCACAGGCCTCAGCTGAGCTGGCTAAAGCGATCGCGAAACTTCGCGTTATCGAGTTAACCAAAAAAGCGATGTAA
- a CDS encoding ATP synthase delta chain: MSEFVTVARPYAKAAFDFAVEHQNVDRWQDMLAFAAEVTKNEQVAEMLSGALAPETLAASFIAICGEQLDDNGQNLIKVMAENGRLRVLPDVLEQFQHLRALSEATAEVEVTSANELSEEQLAKITAAMEKRLSRKVKLNCKIDKSVMAGVIIRAGDMVIDGSVRGRLERLADVLQS, from the coding sequence ATGTCTGAATTTGTTACGGTAGCTCGCCCCTACGCCAAAGCAGCTTTTGACTTTGCCGTCGAACACCAAAATGTCGATCGCTGGCAGGATATGCTGGCGTTTGCCGCTGAGGTAACGAAAAACGAGCAAGTGGCTGAGATGCTTTCCGGTGCACTAGCACCCGAAACCCTTGCTGCATCGTTTATCGCCATTTGTGGTGAGCAACTGGATGACAACGGCCAGAACCTGATTAAGGTCATGGCTGAAAACGGTCGTCTGCGAGTGCTCCCGGATGTTCTCGAGCAGTTCCAGCACTTACGTGCTCTCAGTGAAGCTACCGCCGAAGTTGAAGTAACCTCTGCGAATGAACTGAGTGAAGAACAGCTTGCGAAAATCACCGCCGCGATGGAAAAACGTCTGTCACGCAAAGTTAAGCTGAATTGCAAAATCGATAAGTCTGTAATGGCAGGCGTAATCATCCGAGCGGGTGATATGGTCATTGATGGCAGCGTACGCGGCCGTCTTGAACGCCTTGCAGACGTCTTGCAGTCTTAA
- a CDS encoding ATP F0F1 synthase subunit B, with protein sequence MNATILGQAIAFILFVWFCMKYVWPPLMAAIEKRQKEIADGLASAERAKKDLDLAQANATDQLKKAKGEAQVIIEQANKRRAQILDEAKAEAEQERTKIVAQAQAEIDAERKRAREELRKQVAILAVAGAEKIIERSVDEAANSDIVDKLVAEL encoded by the coding sequence ATGAACGCAACAATCCTCGGCCAGGCCATCGCGTTTATTCTCTTTGTCTGGTTCTGCATGAAGTATGTATGGCCGCCTTTAATGGCAGCCATCGAGAAACGTCAGAAAGAAATTGCTGACGGTCTGGCTTCCGCAGAGCGCGCTAAGAAAGATTTGGACCTTGCACAGGCCAACGCGACAGACCAGCTGAAAAAAGCGAAAGGTGAAGCTCAGGTAATCATTGAACAGGCTAACAAACGCCGTGCTCAGATCCTGGACGAAGCCAAAGCTGAAGCAGAACAGGAACGTACCAAGATCGTTGCACAAGCGCAGGCTGAAATTGATGCTGAGCGTAAACGTGCTCGTGAAGAACTGCGTAAGCAGGTTGCGATTCTGGCTGTTGCTGGCGCCGAGAAGATCATCGAACGTTCCGTGGATGAAGCTGCTAATAGCGACATCGTGGACAAACTTGTCGCTGAACTGTAA
- a CDS encoding Exopolygalacturonate lyase — MNYKIPLALMMCSSFAVSAAGQHVWKAIAFGQSTDLNFSSNVLPEKIGVNDVTIDGKKLTPQDVADLSKPITIESRGGKIANSHDGLTFFYTELPTRENFELLATVKVEQFGPENGAKPAAQEGAGLLVRDVIGVPRQQPLKEGYEEFPAASNLVMNAIMTQDKKDHQRVKMQAVTREGISQPWGNAGAAIKKQSYKEEIDLGKTPEFRLKLQRTNDGFITAWSPVGSDEWISQSVPRADLISVQDKDHYYVGFFASRNAKITVTDASLTTSVAETSASKPWQAKALPVVVQLTSASKSTSDKYLVQARANNDGVFSVRQNEVVIGNDKAVKAGEMYSLPTTLTENNTFNLSFTPAQGEAIQQQFTVDKVNEFTEMTIHAAPDGKADGKGTLASPLDLATAIDLLAPGGTIVLKAGDYPRSEIPLSASGNADRRKILQADGKAVIHGLLVDASYWDIKGVDITDKSLRIQGSHNLIENVTAYRNDDTGIQISSPDNVGRALWASNNRVINSESYANEDPGKINADGFAVKMRVGEGNRLENCYSHDNIDDGFDLFNKIEDGANGVVVIENSIARNNTSNGFKLGGEGQPVAHEVRNSKAEGNHLDGFTDNFNPGKLVVTNNVALDNQRFNFIFRPSPYGDASTQGVFSGNKSIRTQRGRYDDAVVGNIDETNYFIADGKSVNNSGEELPHGASLITQR; from the coding sequence ATGAATTATAAAATACCTCTGGCCCTAATGATGTGTAGCTCCTTTGCTGTTTCTGCTGCCGGGCAGCACGTCTGGAAAGCGATTGCCTTTGGGCAATCAACCGATCTTAACTTTTCGTCTAACGTGTTGCCGGAAAAAATAGGCGTCAACGACGTCACCATTGACGGCAAAAAGCTGACGCCGCAGGACGTGGCCGATCTCTCAAAACCCATCACCATTGAAAGTCGTGGCGGCAAGATCGCCAATTCTCACGACGGGTTAACCTTTTTCTATACCGAACTGCCGACTCGCGAGAATTTCGAATTGTTGGCCACCGTCAAAGTTGAGCAGTTTGGCCCGGAGAATGGCGCAAAACCCGCCGCGCAGGAAGGGGCCGGACTTCTGGTACGCGATGTCATTGGCGTGCCGCGCCAGCAGCCGCTAAAAGAGGGTTATGAAGAGTTTCCAGCGGCCTCAAACCTGGTAATGAATGCCATTATGACGCAGGATAAAAAGGACCATCAGCGAGTCAAAATGCAGGCGGTCACCCGCGAAGGGATTTCCCAACCCTGGGGTAACGCGGGCGCGGCAATCAAAAAGCAGAGCTATAAAGAAGAGATCGACCTGGGCAAAACGCCGGAATTTCGTCTGAAGCTGCAACGCACCAACGACGGCTTTATCACCGCCTGGTCTCCCGTAGGAAGTGACGAGTGGATCAGCCAAAGCGTACCGCGTGCGGACTTGATCTCGGTGCAGGATAAAGACCACTATTACGTTGGATTTTTCGCCTCGCGTAATGCCAAAATCACCGTAACGGACGCCTCGCTGACCACCTCGGTCGCAGAAACTTCGGCCTCGAAACCCTGGCAGGCAAAAGCGCTACCGGTTGTCGTACAGCTAACTTCCGCCAGCAAAAGCACCTCTGATAAGTACCTTGTTCAGGCCCGAGCGAATAACGATGGCGTGTTTAGTGTGCGCCAGAACGAAGTGGTGATCGGTAATGATAAAGCAGTCAAAGCCGGGGAAATGTATTCCTTGCCAACCACGCTGACAGAAAATAATACCTTTAACCTGAGCTTTACCCCCGCGCAGGGCGAGGCGATTCAGCAGCAATTTACCGTTGATAAAGTGAATGAATTTACAGAAATGACAATTCACGCCGCGCCTGATGGAAAAGCCGACGGAAAAGGCACGCTCGCCTCGCCGCTGGATTTAGCCACAGCAATTGACCTGCTCGCACCGGGCGGGACTATCGTCCTTAAAGCCGGGGATTATCCGCGCAGCGAAATTCCACTGTCTGCCAGCGGCAACGCCGATCGGCGCAAAATATTGCAGGCAGACGGCAAGGCCGTGATTCACGGTCTGCTGGTGGATGCCAGCTACTGGGATATCAAGGGCGTGGATATTACCGACAAAAGCCTGCGCATACAGGGCAGCCATAACCTGATTGAAAATGTCACCGCATACCGTAACGACGATACGGGCATTCAAATATCGTCCCCGGATAACGTGGGCCGCGCGCTGTGGGCAAGCAATAACCGGGTGATTAACTCTGAATCCTACGCCAATGAAGATCCCGGCAAAATCAATGCCGATGGTTTTGCAGTGAAGATGCGTGTCGGGGAGGGCAATCGTCTGGAAAATTGCTATTCGCACGACAACATCGACGACGGTTTTGATCTGTTTAATAAGATAGAAGATGGCGCAAACGGCGTTGTGGTGATCGAGAATTCAATCGCCCGCAATAACACCAGCAACGGCTTTAAACTCGGCGGAGAAGGGCAGCCGGTGGCGCATGAGGTGCGTAACAGCAAAGCGGAAGGGAATCATCTGGATGGATTTACCGACAACTTCAATCCCGGCAAGCTGGTGGTGACGAACAATGTGGCGTTGGACAATCAACGCTTTAACTTTATCTTTCGTCCGAGCCCGTATGGCGACGCTTCAACGCAAGGTGTGTTCAGCGGGAATAAATCCATACGCACGCAGCGCGGTCGCTATGATGATGCTGTGGTCGGGAATATTGATGAGACGAACTATTTTATCGCGGACGGGAAGAGCGTGAATAACAGCGGGGAAGAGCTGCCACATGGCGCTTCGCTTATCACACAACGGTAA
- a CDS encoding ATP synthase F0F1 subunit A: protein MASENMTPQDYIGHHLTNLQMDLRTFSLVDPHNAPATFWTLNIDSMFFSVVLGLLFLAMFRSVAKKATSGVPGKFQTAIELVIGFVNGSVKDMYHGKSKLIAPLALTVFVWVFLMNLMDLLPIDLLPYIGEHVLGLPALRVVPSADVNITLSMALGVFILILFYSIKMKGVSGFVKELTLQPFNHWAFIPVNLILEGVSLLSKPVSLGLRLFGNMYAGELIFILIAGLLPWWSQWILNVPWAIFHILIITLQAFIFMVLTIVYLSMASEEH from the coding sequence ATGGCTTCAGAAAATATGACGCCGCAGGATTACATAGGTCACCATCTGACGAACCTTCAGATGGACCTGCGTACATTCTCGCTGGTGGATCCGCATAACGCCCCGGCCACCTTCTGGACGCTCAACATTGACTCCATGTTCTTCTCGGTGGTGTTGGGTCTGTTGTTCCTGGCCATGTTCCGTAGCGTTGCTAAAAAGGCGACCAGCGGTGTTCCAGGGAAATTCCAGACGGCTATCGAATTGGTCATCGGCTTCGTTAATGGCAGCGTCAAAGACATGTACCACGGTAAGAGCAAGCTGATTGCTCCGTTGGCACTGACTGTCTTCGTCTGGGTCTTCCTGATGAACCTGATGGACCTTCTGCCTATCGACCTGCTGCCGTACATCGGTGAGCATGTTCTCGGCCTGCCTGCACTGCGTGTGGTTCCGTCTGCTGACGTGAATATAACCCTGTCGATGGCGCTGGGCGTATTCATCCTGATTCTTTTCTACAGCATCAAAATGAAAGGCGTAAGCGGCTTCGTGAAAGAGCTTACCTTGCAGCCGTTCAACCACTGGGCGTTCATTCCGGTCAACTTGATCCTGGAAGGCGTAAGCCTGCTGTCCAAACCGGTTTCTCTCGGTCTGCGACTGTTCGGCAACATGTATGCGGGTGAGCTGATTTTCATTCTGATCGCGGGTCTTCTGCCGTGGTGGTCACAGTGGATTCTGAATGTGCCATGGGCCATTTTCCACATCCTGATCATTACGCTGCAAGCCTTTATCTTCATGGTTCTGACGATCGTCTATCTGTCGATGGCGTCTGAAGAGCACTGA
- a CDS encoding N-acetylglucosamine-1-phosphate uridyltransferase, glucosamine-1-phosphate acetyltransferase, with the protein MVQHVIDAAGELGASKVHLVYGHGGDLLKQTLRDDKLNWVLQAEQLGTGHAMQQAAPFFADDEDILMLYGDVPLIAVETLTRLREAKPQGGIGLLTVKLDDPTGYGRITRENGKVTGIVEHKDASDEQRQIQEINTGILIANGADMKRWLAKLNNNNAQGEYYITDIIALAHHEGNEIVAVHPERLSEVEGVNNRLQLSRLERVYQAEQAEKLLLAGVMLRDPARFDLRGTLEHGRDVEIDTNVIIEGQVTLGNRVKIGTGCVIKNSVIGDDCEISPYSVVEDAHLEAACTIGPFARLRPGAELLEGAHVGNFVEMKKARLGKGSKAGHLSYLGDAEIGDNVNIGAGTITCNYDGANKFKTIIGDDVFVGSDTQLVAPVTIGKGVTIAAGTTVTRDVADNELVLSRVPQVHKQGWQRPVKKK; encoded by the coding sequence ATGGTGCAGCATGTCATTGATGCTGCTGGGGAACTTGGCGCAAGCAAGGTCCATCTGGTGTATGGCCACGGCGGAGATTTGCTCAAGCAAACCCTGCGTGATGACAAACTCAACTGGGTCCTTCAGGCAGAACAGCTGGGAACGGGCCATGCGATGCAGCAGGCCGCGCCGTTCTTTGCGGATGACGAAGACATTCTGATGCTCTACGGCGATGTCCCGCTGATCGCGGTAGAAACGCTGACTCGCCTGCGTGAAGCCAAACCGCAGGGTGGAATCGGCTTACTGACCGTAAAACTCGACGATCCCACCGGCTATGGCCGCATCACGCGTGAAAACGGCAAAGTGACCGGCATCGTTGAGCACAAAGATGCCTCAGACGAACAGCGTCAGATTCAGGAAATCAATACGGGTATCCTGATCGCCAACGGCGCGGACATGAAGCGTTGGCTGGCAAAACTGAACAATAACAATGCACAGGGTGAATACTACATCACCGATATCATTGCCCTGGCGCACCACGAAGGGAATGAGATTGTCGCTGTTCATCCCGAGCGTCTGAGCGAAGTTGAGGGCGTGAACAACCGCTTGCAACTTTCCCGTCTGGAACGTGTTTATCAGGCCGAGCAGGCCGAAAAACTGCTGCTGGCGGGCGTGATGCTTCGCGATCCGGCGCGTTTTGACCTGCGCGGGACGCTGGAACATGGGCGCGATGTCGAAATTGACACTAACGTTATTATTGAAGGTCAGGTCACGCTTGGGAATCGCGTCAAAATCGGCACTGGCTGTGTTATCAAAAACAGCGTCATTGGCGATGACTGCGAGATTAGTCCATACAGCGTAGTAGAAGATGCGCACCTGGAAGCGGCCTGCACCATCGGTCCGTTCGCGCGTCTGCGTCCAGGCGCTGAGTTGCTGGAAGGCGCGCACGTTGGCAACTTTGTTGAAATGAAAAAAGCGCGTCTGGGTAAAGGCTCCAAAGCGGGCCATCTGAGCTATCTGGGCGATGCGGAAATCGGCGACAACGTGAATATCGGTGCGGGTACGATCACCTGTAACTACGATGGCGCGAACAAGTTTAAAACCATCATCGGTGACGATGTGTTTGTCGGTTCCGATACCCAGCTGGTGGCTCCGGTGACGATCGGTAAAGGCGTGACCATCGCTGCCGGAACGACCGTGACGCGCGATGTGGCGGATAATGAGCTGGTGCTCAGCCGCGTACCGCAGGTGCACAAGCAAGGCTGGCAGCGCCCGGTGAAGAAAAAGTAA
- a CDS encoding ATP synthase beta chain, protein MATGKIVQVIGAVVDVEFPQDAVPRVYDALEVQNGNESLVLEVQQQLGGGIVRTIAMGSSDGLRRGLEVKDLEHPIEVPVGKATLGRIMNVLGQPIDMKGDIGEEERWAIHREAPSYEELSSSQELLETGIKVMDLICPFAKGGKVGLFGGAGVGKTVNMMELIRNIAIEHSGYSVFAGVGERTREGNDFYHEMTDSNVLDKVSLVYGQMNEPPGNRLRVALTGLTMAEKFRDEGRDVLLFVDNIYRYTLAGTEVSALLGRMPSAVGYQPTLAEEMGVLQERITSTKTGSITSVQAVYVPADDLTDPSPATTFAHLDATVVLSRQIASLGIYPAVDPLDSTSRQLDPLVVGQEHYDTARGVQSILQRYQELKDIIAILGMDELSEEDKLVVARARKIQRFLSQPFFVAEVFTGSPGKFVSLKDTIRGFKGIMEGEYDHLPEQAFYMVGTIDEAVEKAKKL, encoded by the coding sequence ATGGCTACTGGAAAAATTGTCCAGGTAATCGGCGCCGTGGTTGACGTCGAATTCCCTCAGGATGCCGTACCGCGCGTGTACGATGCTCTTGAGGTTCAGAATGGTAATGAGAGCCTGGTGCTGGAAGTTCAGCAGCAGCTCGGTGGTGGTATTGTGCGTACTATCGCCATGGGTTCTTCCGACGGTCTGCGTCGTGGTCTGGAAGTTAAAGACCTCGAGCACCCGATCGAAGTCCCGGTTGGTAAAGCAACGCTGGGTCGTATCATGAACGTGCTCGGTCAGCCGATCGACATGAAAGGCGACATCGGCGAAGAAGAGCGTTGGGCGATTCACCGCGAAGCGCCTTCCTATGAAGAGCTGTCAAGCTCTCAGGAACTGCTGGAAACCGGTATCAAAGTAATGGACCTGATCTGCCCGTTTGCAAAAGGCGGTAAAGTCGGTCTGTTCGGCGGTGCGGGTGTGGGTAAAACCGTAAACATGATGGAGCTGATCCGTAACATCGCGATCGAGCACTCCGGTTACTCCGTGTTTGCTGGTGTGGGTGAGCGTACTCGTGAGGGTAACGACTTCTACCACGAAATGACCGACTCCAACGTTCTGGATAAAGTATCCCTGGTTTACGGCCAGATGAACGAACCACCAGGAAACCGTCTGCGTGTGGCACTGACCGGCCTGACTATGGCTGAGAAGTTCCGTGACGAAGGTCGTGACGTACTGCTGTTCGTTGATAACATCTACCGTTACACCCTGGCCGGTACTGAAGTATCTGCACTGCTGGGCCGTATGCCATCAGCGGTAGGTTATCAGCCGACTCTGGCGGAAGAGATGGGCGTTCTGCAGGAACGTATCACTTCTACCAAAACCGGTTCTATCACCTCCGTTCAGGCGGTATACGTACCTGCGGATGACTTGACTGACCCATCTCCAGCCACCACCTTTGCTCACTTAGATGCAACCGTGGTACTGAGCCGTCAGATCGCGTCTCTGGGTATCTACCCGGCCGTTGACCCGCTGGACTCTACCAGCCGTCAGCTGGATCCACTGGTTGTTGGTCAGGAACACTACGACACCGCGCGTGGCGTTCAGTCCATCCTGCAGCGTTACCAGGAACTGAAAGACATCATCGCGATCCTGGGTATGGACGAACTGTCTGAAGAAGACAAACTGGTGGTAGCACGTGCGCGTAAGATCCAGCGCTTCCTGTCCCAGCCGTTCTTCGTTGCAGAAGTCTTTACCGGTTCTCCGGGTAAATTCGTATCGCTGAAAGATACCATCCGTGGCTTTAAAGGCATCATGGAAGGCGAATACGATCACCTGCCAGAGCAGGCGTTCTATATGGTTGGCACCATCGATGAAGCTGTCGAGAAAGCCAAAAAACTTTAA
- a CDS encoding ATP synthase gamma chain, whose protein sequence is MAGAKEIRSKIASVQNTQKITKAMEMVAASKMRKSQERMAASRPYADTMRKVIGHLANGNLEYKHPYLEERDVKRVGYLVVSTDRGLCGGLNINLFKKLLAEMKVWSDKGVQSDIAMIGSKGVSFFNSVGGNIVAQVTGMGDNPSLSELIGPVKVMLQAYDEGRLDRLYVVSNKFINTMSQVPTLTQLLPLPASEDEELKHKAWDYLYEPDPKPLLDTLLRRYVESQVYQGVVENLASEQAARMVAMKAATDNGGSLIKELQLVYNKARQASITQELTEIVGGASAV, encoded by the coding sequence ATGGCCGGCGCAAAAGAGATACGTAGTAAGATCGCAAGCGTCCAGAACACGCAAAAGATCACTAAAGCGATGGAAATGGTCGCCGCTTCCAAAATGCGTAAATCGCAGGAGCGCATGGCGGCCAGCCGTCCTTATGCAGATACCATGCGCAAAGTGATTGGTCACCTTGCGAACGGTAATCTGGAATACAAACATCCTTACCTGGAAGAACGCGACGTTAAACGCGTGGGCTACCTGGTGGTGTCTACCGACCGTGGTCTGTGCGGTGGCTTGAACATTAACCTGTTCAAAAAGCTGCTGGCTGAAATGAAAGTCTGGTCCGACAAAGGCGTTCAGAGCGATATCGCGATGATCGGCTCCAAGGGCGTTTCTTTCTTTAATTCAGTGGGTGGCAACATTGTCGCTCAGGTGACCGGCATGGGTGATAACCCGTCCCTGTCCGAACTGATCGGCCCGGTTAAAGTGATGTTGCAGGCCTATGATGAAGGCCGTCTGGACAGACTGTATGTGGTCAGCAACAAATTTATTAATACGATGTCTCAGGTTCCGACCCTCACTCAGCTGCTGCCATTGCCGGCATCAGAAGATGAAGAGTTAAAACATAAAGCCTGGGATTACCTGTATGAACCTGATCCGAAACCGCTGCTGGATACTCTGCTGCGTCGTTACGTTGAATCTCAGGTTTATCAGGGCGTAGTAGAAAACCTGGCCAGCGAGCAGGCCGCACGTATGGTGGCGATGAAAGCCGCGACCGACAATGGCGGCAGCCTGATTAAAGAGCTGCAGTTGGTATACAACAAAGCTCGTCAGGCCAGCATTACTCAGGAACTCACCGAAATCGTCGGTGGTGCATCCGCGGTATAA
- a CDS encoding rRNA small subunit 7-methylguanosine (m7G) methyltransferase GidB, which produces MLNKLSRLLDEAGISLTDHQKNQLVAYVDMLNKWNKAYNLTSVRDPNEMLIRHILDSIVVAPHLQGERFIDVGTGPGLPGIPLSIVRPECQFTLLDSLGKRVRFLRQVQHELKLNNIEPVQSRVEEFPSEPPFDGVISRAFASLNDMVSWCKHLPAQEGRFYALKGLVPDDEIAQLPDGYTVESIVKLRVPQLDGERHLVIIKPNNF; this is translated from the coding sequence GTGCTCAACAAACTCTCTCGTCTGCTGGATGAAGCAGGTATTTCGCTCACCGATCACCAGAAAAATCAGCTGGTGGCCTATGTCGATATGCTGAACAAATGGAATAAGGCGTACAACCTTACGTCAGTACGCGATCCCAACGAGATGCTGATTCGCCATATTCTCGACAGTATTGTGGTTGCACCTCACCTGCAGGGTGAGCGTTTCATTGATGTGGGTACCGGCCCTGGTTTACCGGGTATTCCATTGTCCATCGTGCGGCCTGAGTGCCAGTTCACGCTGCTGGACAGTCTGGGGAAACGTGTTCGCTTCCTGCGTCAGGTACAGCATGAATTGAAGCTCAATAACATTGAGCCGGTCCAGAGCAGGGTAGAAGAGTTCCCGTCAGAGCCGCCGTTCGACGGGGTCATTAGCCGCGCGTTTGCCTCGCTCAACGATATGGTCAGTTGGTGTAAGCATTTGCCCGCGCAAGAGGGGCGTTTTTATGCGCTCAAAGGCCTGGTTCCTGATGATGAAATCGCCCAACTCCCTGATGGATATACCGTCGAATCCATTGTTAAGCTGCGGGTACCGCAACTCGATGGCGAACGGCATTTGGTGATAATTAAGCCAAACAATTTTTAA
- a CDS encoding ATP synthase F0F1 subunit I: MSVSLLSRNVARKLLFIQFLAVIASGLLFCLKDPFWGISAVCGGLAVVLPNMLFMIFAWRHQAHTPAKGRVAWSFALGEVCKVLLTFTFLVVALAVFKVVFLPLIATWVLVLVVQVLAPAVINNKG; the protein is encoded by the coding sequence ATGTCAGTGTCGCTCTTGAGTCGAAACGTTGCTCGTAAGCTTCTGTTCATTCAGTTTCTGGCTGTGATAGCAAGTGGACTGCTGTTCTGCCTCAAAGACCCCTTCTGGGGCATCTCCGCAGTTTGTGGAGGTTTGGCAGTGGTTTTGCCAAACATGTTGTTTATGATTTTTGCCTGGCGTCATCAGGCGCATACACCTGCCAAAGGCCGCGTGGCCTGGTCCTTCGCTCTTGGTGAAGTGTGTAAGGTGTTGCTGACCTTTACCTTTCTGGTGGTGGCGCTGGCTGTTTTCAAAGTGGTATTTTTGCCGCTGATCGCGACGTGGGTTTTGGTGCTGGTGGTACAAGTTCTGGCGCCAGCTGTAATCAACAACAAAGGGTAA